Proteins from a genomic interval of Haloplasma contractile SSD-17B:
- a CDS encoding CBS domain-containing protein → MQVHELMTHDVVCLYPDDTVRTAAEYMAAYNIGCLPVINDDRRVVGVLTDRDIVLRCIHLNKPYTVEIDNIMTTQVFMLKPTDEVATAAHIMGNHQIRRIPVVDEVERLIGIIALGDISTHEMSDAKAGRALSDISMPESYQDSNPYYGVNVDDFRL, encoded by the coding sequence ATGCAGGTACATGAGTTAATGACACATGATGTTGTCTGTTTATACCCAGACGATACAGTAAGAACAGCTGCTGAATACATGGCAGCTTATAATATTGGGTGTTTACCTGTAATAAACGATGACAGAAGAGTTGTAGGCGTTTTAACGGATCGTGACATCGTATTACGTTGTATACACCTGAATAAACCTTATACTGTTGAAATTGATAACATTATGACCACACAGGTGTTTATGCTTAAACCTACTGATGAGGTAGCTACTGCTGCTCATATCATGGGTAATCATCAAATAAGACGTATTCCTGTAGTAGATGAGGTAGAGCGATTGATTGGAATTATTGCGCTTGGCGATATCTCTACACATGAGATGTCTGATGCAAAAGCAGGTAGAGCGTTATCTGATATCTCAATGCCAGAATCATATCAAGATTCAAATCCATATTACGGTGTAAATGTAGATGATTTTAGACTGTAA
- a CDS encoding YunC family protein translates to MFNVNRITIEDKEFYTYQVKLPKTNLLVISNDVGYFMCGALDVAVFDSKPHLQARKVICGRALGVKTIDDLLNAPLKEVTKAAEQKGITEGMIVRDALLKLD, encoded by the coding sequence ATGTTTAATGTAAATCGAATTACAATTGAAGATAAAGAATTTTATACGTATCAAGTTAAATTGCCAAAGACAAATTTATTAGTTATTTCAAACGATGTTGGCTATTTCATGTGCGGGGCATTAGATGTTGCCGTATTTGATAGTAAACCACACTTGCAGGCAAGGAAAGTTATTTGTGGCCGTGCTTTAGGTGTTAAGACAATTGATGATTTATTAAACGCACCACTAAAAGAAGTTACAAAAGCAGCGGAACAAAAAGGCATTACAGAAGGTATGATTGTAAGAGACGCTTTACTTAAATTGGATTGA